From a single Carassius auratus strain Wakin chromosome 38, ASM336829v1, whole genome shotgun sequence genomic region:
- the eif4eb gene encoding eukaryotic translation initiation factor 4eb isoform X2 yields MATAEPELNSISCKSEEEDSEETNQEIVSPESYIKHPLQNRWSLWFFKNDKTKTWQANLRLISKFDTVEDFWALYNHIQLSSNLMSGCDYSLFKDGIEPMWEDERNKRGGRWLITLNKQQRKYDLDRFWLETLLCLIGEAFDDYSDDVCGAVVNVRTKGDKIAVWTTDYENREAITHIGRVYKERLGVPMNMTIGYQSHADTATKSGSTTKNKFVV; encoded by the exons GAATTAAACTCGATTTCTTGTAAGAGTGAAGAGGAGGACTCCGAAGAGACGAATCAGGAGATTGTCAGCCCCGAGAGCTACATCAAACACCCCCTACAGAACAG GTGGTCTTTATGGTTCTTCAAAAATGACAAGACCAAAACATGGCAGGCCAATCTCAGACTGATCTCCAAATTTGACACGGTAGAGGATTTCTGGGC GCTTTATAACCACATTCAGCTCTCCAGTAATTTGATGTCAGGATGTGACTACTCGCTTTTCAAG GATGGTATTGAGCCAATGTGGGAGGATGAGAGGAATAAAAGAGGAGGCCGCTGGCTCATCACTCTCAACAAGCAGCAGAGAAAGTATGACCTGGACCGCTTTTGGTTGGAAACT CTGCTGTGCCTCATCGGTGAGGCCTTTGACGACTACAGCGATGATGTGTGCGGGGCTGTAGTCAACGTCCGAACAAAAGGAGATAAAATCGCCGTCTGGACAACTGACTACGAGAACAGAGAGGCTATAACGCACATAGG GAGGGTGTACAAGGAACGATTAGGTGTCCCTATGAATATGACCATTGGCTACCAGTCTCATGCTGACACGGCCACTAAGAGTGGCTCCACCACTAAGAACAAGTTTGTGGTCTGA
- the eif4eb gene encoding eukaryotic translation initiation factor 4eb isoform X1: MATAEPVPVQELNSISCKSEEEDSEETNQEIVSPESYIKHPLQNRWSLWFFKNDKTKTWQANLRLISKFDTVEDFWALYNHIQLSSNLMSGCDYSLFKDGIEPMWEDERNKRGGRWLITLNKQQRKYDLDRFWLETLLCLIGEAFDDYSDDVCGAVVNVRTKGDKIAVWTTDYENREAITHIGRVYKERLGVPMNMTIGYQSHADTATKSGSTTKNKFVV, from the exons GTTCCTGTGCAGGAATTAAACTCGATTTCTTGTAAGAGTGAAGAGGAGGACTCCGAAGAGACGAATCAGGAGATTGTCAGCCCCGAGAGCTACATCAAACACCCCCTACAGAACAG GTGGTCTTTATGGTTCTTCAAAAATGACAAGACCAAAACATGGCAGGCCAATCTCAGACTGATCTCCAAATTTGACACGGTAGAGGATTTCTGGGC GCTTTATAACCACATTCAGCTCTCCAGTAATTTGATGTCAGGATGTGACTACTCGCTTTTCAAG GATGGTATTGAGCCAATGTGGGAGGATGAGAGGAATAAAAGAGGAGGCCGCTGGCTCATCACTCTCAACAAGCAGCAGAGAAAGTATGACCTGGACCGCTTTTGGTTGGAAACT CTGCTGTGCCTCATCGGTGAGGCCTTTGACGACTACAGCGATGATGTGTGCGGGGCTGTAGTCAACGTCCGAACAAAAGGAGATAAAATCGCCGTCTGGACAACTGACTACGAGAACAGAGAGGCTATAACGCACATAGG GAGGGTGTACAAGGAACGATTAGGTGTCCCTATGAATATGACCATTGGCTACCAGTCTCATGCTGACACGGCCACTAAGAGTGGCTCCACCACTAAGAACAAGTTTGTGGTCTGA